DNA sequence from the Trypanosoma brucei gambiense DAL972 chromosome 9, complete sequence genome:
ctaataaataaatatcaTGGCAAAGGCTCCCAATCTCGGCCTTCGCTATAGTTTTCAAGTTGTACCCCGTCATTAACTTTAagtacttttcctttcccctctaCGCTCTATTAGTGGTAGTGCAACTCCACACTGAGGTGCCCGTGCGAAGTGTTGTAAAAAGAACACCTCACACTTGTTAAGCCTCTCACGCACCCAGAAATCGGAATGCTTCGTTTAACACCCCACGCGTCTCTTATTTGTACCCTCGGCGTCCCACTAACCAACCTTGAGAATATtgagatatatatatatatatattttttttttctatatgtatatgtcTGTGAGATGGGTAAGATAAGTGACCTGTAAAAAGTATGAATTAGACCAAattgtaaataagaaaaacgaaaatagaGAAACAGGGAAAGCAAAGCTACTgctactgctgttgttgttgttttggtgtTCAACACGTGTAATCAACAGACTGGAGTGTTACACGAACATTAACGTGAAGCGCACGGGATTCAGGAAACATGTCACGGCGAGCGTCAACTTGGTAGTGACTCCCCACGCATTAGCACAGCATCAAAATGGGAGGCAACCCCTGACCATATTACTCACTGAATGGATGCAAGCCACGATGACACACCAAAGTTGTGTAGCCtttaaacacacacacataaagaaCTGGTATAAACCGCACCAAATATTATACGTGGACTGTGGcttcattgttttctttccctttgcttCCTCACAGCCACTGTTTAAAAGGAAGTATCACTGTTAAAGCAAAGTAAGTTATACCAGTTGCTGTAACGCGTACAGTCCTCGTATATGTACTGCATAGATGTGCGCATCGTTGGTTGCAGCGCCTCCCTGTGGTATAAGAAAAGGGGCATCACGAACATCCACAGCACACCCGAGTACAACCGAAATGCCCAAGGAGGTGGGTGAACAGAGGTTGTAACAGCCAACCTCTCCATTAGAATGAAAAACAACGCACTTAATATGCGGGAGAGGATGTACATACTCATCTGGACAGTCACAGCACCTTGTTCACCCCAATACAAGCAACCAATAATGAACCCCGCCACCACGCTATGCCAGGGTCGTTGCCTCCCCTCTACCAAAGCCATTAGCGAGCGGAGCAGCGAAAACGTGAAAGCAGTGGCACCCAGTCGAAGGGCGTGCTGACGCGTGGCATCGAATACGCGACGGGCAATGACGCTGTACGGTGCGCTACTCCAAACCAAGTTGAGCACAAGGGCATGAGGAGCGCGAATACGAGCGCCGTAGACAAATCCGTTGCGGAACGACTTAAGGGCATCAAATAGTATTTTGTACTTACCAGACCGAATCATGTCGTCAATCAGAAGTGTGACTTTCTTGGCTGCACTAATGGGACCACAACCCCTGTCCACGGGCTCAGCCGCCATGACTACACGTAATTGTGGCCTTCCTTTAGCGACGGAGTGACTTGTCGATATTGATCCGGTCCCAACTAAAGCGGAAACGCAGGAAACGGTaacagaaacgaaaaagaggatGGATAGTCCGAAGAACGGAGTCCACGCAGAGTAGCGGATGTGAACATTGCAACTGGGGGTGACCGGAAAACAATAACCGGTAGCTGACAGATGCCACAAATCACAAATAGCCGCAGGCCTTGGGGTAGGAAAAGACCTCATATCaataaaacaatgaaagaataataattaagcaaacgaaaaatagaCCCTCCCCAAGACCGTTTCGCAGTGACAGCtacattgaaaaaaaaaaaatggaggtcACATCTAAGCGGAATCGCTGATATACGCACTCTATTGAACGTGAAAAACGGGGAAGAGCGATCGTGGTTCTTGCCCCTCCATCACAACATTTTGCagctaaagaagaaaaaaagacattcTAAATATATGGTAACTAAAAATTCTATCACTTTCACACCCATGATGATGTTTTCCCGGTTACAAACGGAGCGGAGAACAGCATGGTGCGGTTCAACGGAGAAGTGACTGCTGAAAAAAGCGCTCGTGAGTAAACGCAAGACCGAGAAACCAGCATCGAGTGCTGCACCACACATCTGAAAGAATCAATTAAAGAAGGTGGTGTTGACGATAATTACTTATGGTCATACTATGTTACGCATCCTCTCGAAGGCTAATAACTAAGGCATTCTCCGGTGCGGCATTGCTCGCGCGCCATTGTGCATCAGCGGAGCAACGTGGGCACCGCGGAATCAGCTTTGAGGGGCGCACATCACCAATCACACTCGTCTTATACCTACAGTGCTCACACTGAATGAAGCGACGTACTGTCTCCCGTGTCTCAACAATGTGTCCTAGCGATTTGCACCGTTCGTTGCGACGTAAATACCAGCGGTCACATTGCCGACAGTAATGTGCCTTTAACTTCTGCTCTGTAACATCAGCCAGCGCCTCCAGTGCTTTGTCCTGCTGAAGTAGCCGCTCAGCCTGCCGTTCAAGTCGCTGACGCTCGTCTAAAGCACGCAGTTCGTCATTGACACTATGAAGTGACTCTGCAACTTTTCCCAGTAGAGACGCGGGGGGAGGTGCAGAACCACCAGTCTTGTTGGCGGTAGTTTCTCGCAGCCTCACTTCCTCTTGCCCTACAGAGGATCGTCCGGCAAATTTAGCCAATGAACCTTCAGCACGCAGTTGCCGCTCAACAACGTTAACAATAGCACTGCGTGTACCCTTTCCCCCCTGCGTGGTAACACCACTATTGTAGCTATTTCTCCCTGTCAAAATTGCGTCACCACGGCGACCTCCCCGCAGGGGAGCGAAGGCTGAACGGTCGTGAGGGGCGCTAAGTGGGGCAAACTTTTCGCGGACCTCCACCCACGGTGGTTGTTCACAGCCTTCACGTGGTCGTTTGGTCCCCCGCTGACTCGGATGAAGGGCAAGGCGAAGAAGGCGATCGAAATTCTTTGCTTCCTccgcagcggcggcagccCCAAGCACAGCACGACCTTGGGTTCCTACGCCAATCTGCGTAGGGATATAGCTAGAGGTCATACCTTTACCATCGCCGTTGCTTAGCAGACGCTTCGCGTTCTGGGCCACGTCGTTAACAGGAAGTACGTCGCCTGCGACAACACCCGCGTAGGCGTTTCCCGCAGCCATAACATCTGCTGATGCAGGAGTTGATGCGGGTAAGCCAGTGGATCCCCTCACCGTGAGAAAGCCGAGTTTTTGGCGCCGCAAAGCTTGTGACGACGTTTTGGAGGCGGTTATTTGGGCAGACTGGAGAGTCGCTAGATTTATGCACGTTAACGCCGGCGCACTCAATCGAGCTGTCCCCAAGGGCTGTGACCAGAATTTGCCACTAACACCGGGGGCAGCACCGCGTGCCTCACGCTGAAGGTTGGCCATATGATGTGCACAATAATTCGATAACGACTTATTGACGATATTTTTACAGAGCTCTCCAGACCGTTGCTGAGTACCCTGACATGTAGCAAGGTCTGATGCGAAGCCCAGTACACGCACCTGGTCGCATGTGGTAACCTTTAAAATTCCGCAGTCGCCACTCGCGGTAGAGCCCCCACTTGTGGTGGCGTTGAAAGTTGTCTTTCCTACACTTTGATTTTCCATCCGCTGCATTCCTGacaccgccaacaccaaaCCGCTCAGAATCCTCGTGTAATGTGTATCAAATGCAGACCCGCCAAGAAGAATGGCCACCTCGCCAGCAGGGCTCACAAATGGTCCTTTCATATCCCACAAGTAGACAACACCGTATCCACGCCCGGTAGACGCTCGCTTCGGCTCCGTCTTATGGACCACCACACCAACAACGGTACTGGGGGGCAATGAGTTTCCTCCAGCTGACTTAACAGATCGTCGAAGTCCTTCAAACGTGGTAAAGGGATGCTGCGCCAAAATGACGGCCAATTGCTCGCAACTTCGCGTTGGTCGACTAACTTTAATATTGCTGTTGGGCTCCCGTACGATTCCTAACTGTGGCTTCCTAATTGGGGCATCATCCACACCTCCTTTTGCAGTGGGAGTTGCCGTGACAACACTCATGAACGAAGCGGAGGGGTTGGTACTGCCTTCTGCCCCACTAAAAGTTTTATTTGCTGGAAAGACACTTGTGCCGAGGTCGTGCAGTGCAAGCCGAGATACAACGGGGTCTTCCATAGCAGCAGCCACTTGACTGAGACGACTAGCCTGTGAGTTTGGCGCCACGCCGATTGTGGAATCAACCGACCCACTCACATTTCCACTAAGGTCATGGAATACCGCAAAAAGATCCTCATCGCTTCGATCGTCACTGTCACTTGGacttctcttcccctcacTTCGTGCCATTCCAAAGGGGATCGGGCCCAACTATCTCACCTTTAGCTTTGCTATCCTGGGTTCCTAACGATTCACTTCCTTCCCGACGAACTCGCCAACGTGAATGCGGCTtttaaaacaacaaattcTGGTACACGTGGAGCCCACTggataacaaaaaaaaacgctgtGTTTGCGCACCGCATGGACAAGGGAAAGTAAAGGGGATAAAAGCGTAGGGAAATGTAAATGATTTGAATAAGCAGCAGCATGCAAGGAAACATGTTGAAAGGACTGTGCAGTGGACCGCAGGGTGGGGAAATGTGTGGTGCGGgcaccaaaacaaaatattgaTATCGGACGAGCAAACATCCTCACTCTGAAGTTGGTACATCTAAAAACTCGCCTCACATACAcaagaaaacataaaaaaggggggaaattatAAACGGAGAAAGAATAAGAGGAATAAAATACAGTCTTCTATTTCATTCCCGGAACATCTAGTTCTCACTTACAAACTCCCACACACCTCTCGCACGCAGTTTTTCACTCAGCCACGCACAAAATCATATAATTACATACATTCACGGACCAGTCTTTCCTCATACCAAAGACAAAGTGAGGACGGGCACAAGTGCATACTGGTTGCACTAATTTCCCCTCTATTTCCTTCTCACTGCATGTCAAAACTTCCCCACTACAAATGTGACAGGCAGAAATATAGACTTGTAATCGGGAGTGCGTGTGCGCACagatacacacacgcatgaaCTCGTGCCTCCaaatccccccccccctctttttttctccagcGAAGTACTCATATTtgacgaaacaaaaaaagggataattACCCGCCCCCgcagaaagggaggggaaaaacattatatacatacatgaCAAAAGGCACACAAACTAGTGGAGCTGGAGGTAGTTTGCTTGATCAAAGGTGGAACACAAGGATGAACAAATGAGCTCTAGCGAAAAATTCACATACAAGCACAAAAAGAGTCCATGCGCGAGCTCAACACCTTGATGAACAAGAGGACACTAAATCATACATTAACGAGTAGAAAAGAGAATGCGCTCGTACAGagtcaaagaaaaattaaaactgTGATGGTCCATAATATTTCTCAAGCTGCTCGTCTACCATCTTCCCATACCCTcagtttcttcttcacagAGCTTGCCACTGTCTAAAGATGTTTGAAATTGTATTACATTCATGTGACAATAAAGCGGAGGGGAGAAACGAGAACGAACGAACATgagcaacgaaaaaaaaaaaaagcacgagGTGGAAAAACATGTAGCACCGCTCACACCATCAATTTTACAGATCACAAGTTTACTTCAGCTGCTACACGGTACGAGAACGCCCAAATCAATCCATGATCATCTCCTGCTCAAACCAACTCTAGCCGTTTTTTGTGCCCTCCCTGCAGCAGCTCTTCCTGACAAGGGCGCATTTATTGGCAATGAGGGCACTTTTACTCCACCAGGggcgggactgctgccagaGGACGAAGCTGCATGACGCATAGCGTCCCTCATATCGCCTTTCCCTCGTTTGCCTTTGGACGGCGGTTGTGGGATCATTACGTGGTGAGCGCTAGAAATCTCAGGTAGCGTAATAACCTTTGCCGTTGGTGAGTGTTCGCCGGCGGCGAACTCCTGCGAGGGATCCACAATTTGGGGGAGTGTGATAGCAACATCCTTCTCACTTCTCGTGGTGGCATTGACGATGGGATTGTTGTAGCTGATACCGTCTTTGCATTCGGTAACCACCTGGATGGTGTAGCTCGTTGACGGTTCAAGCCCTTCAAGTGTAAACGTCGAGTCAGAGACTGTGCTTGCAAGAATGGGTGTGCAGTTACGCACCCCAATGTAAACACGATAGTTAATAACCCGATTGCCAGACCGGTTGCTACTGGTCTCTGATCGCGATGGTGTCCACATCAGCGTGACGCTGTTGTCCGTGGTCCCCACCACCGTGAGATCGGTAACTGGCTCTGGCGCAGTACCACTTGTCACTCCAACGGGTTCACAATACTCGCTGAAGGGACTACCCTCATCAACAAGCGAACACTTCACCCGACAACGCACCTTCGCGGCGGGTCCCGTAAATCGCACACGGCAGTTAGTTTCTTCAACAATATCGATAACGCGCCATTCCACCGATCCCTTTGGTTTCCCACGGGAGTCCGTTGGAGAATGTGACTGCTCAACAACATACCTGTACGCATGATAACAGTCTGGAGCCTCCCACTGTAGCAAACCTGTTTGAGCGTTCTGCCGCCGTAGAGTTACAGATTGAGGTGGGAATGGTGCCGTTGTCAAGTTGACCTCAACCCAAGCCCCCCAAGAGTTATGCTCATCCATCGCTCGGACTTTGACAGTGTAGGAGGTGCAGCCGGTGAGGCCATCAATCGTGATGTTCTTCATTGGACCCTCCTCTCCTTCCACATCAAACTCAAGCTGTCGGAAATAAGGCTTTGCCTGTGAGGCACACAGAACAATGCGGCGCCAATCTGGTAGAAGGTCGTCCCCGCCTTCCTCCGTGGGACCGGCCCCGACGGTACAAGCAGCGCCAACGTCAACGGCATTTGCACCATCTACTTCCCCTTCCACTGCCGCCGCAGCGCCACTGGCCGCAGGCAACTGCGTATCCGCGGGCTCAACCTCAAGAGGGGCTGCAGCACGTGGCAGCGCTTCCGCAGCCTCCCCAGCTGAAACAGTATAAACTGTAGCAGCAGCGTCATTGTTCACGGCAGTAGCGTTAACCTCATCCCCATCGTCATCCTTATCTTTAGAAGGAATTTCGTCTGTCTTGCGTACTTCAACCTGATATTTCTTTACAATTTGAACAACTGCCTTCCGCTCCATGCTTCCCTCCTCACCAACCTCTCCATCCACAATCCTGGCACCCCCGAGCAGTGGATCCCCATGCGCCGGTGGCGATGCTATTCCAGTAGGACTGCCACTGCTTTGTGCGTCAGGAGGTGAAACAAGCCTAGGGAGCAGGCTTCGTTCCGAAACGGGTGACGGAGACTGCTTTGCTGCCGCTCCTTTGCCCGACTTGCCCCGCTTTGACCCTCCACTCCCCTTGCTCCCCTTGGGACTTCGAGTACCTTTCCTGCCCCTCGAACCGGTCCTACCCTTTCCGGTGGAGGTTCTACCAGCTGCAGAGCCAGTCGCGTCCGGTGAAGCTTCGGGGGGTGGGGGTGGCTCCATTCGGTTGAGGGTGAACT
Encoded proteins:
- a CDS encoding peroxisomal membrane protein 4, putative; the encoded protein is MRSFPTPRPAAICDLWHLSATGYCFPVTPSCNVHIRYSAWTPFFGLSILFFVSVTVSCVSALVGTGSISTSHSVAKGRPQLRVVMAAEPVDRGCGPISAAKKVTLLIDDMIRSGKYKILFDALKSFRNGFVYGARIRAPHALVLNLVWSSAPYSVIARRVFDATRQHALRLGATAFTFSLLRSLMALVEGRQRPWHSVVAGFIIGCLYWGEQGAVTVQMSMYILSRILSALFFILMERLAVTTSVHPPPWAFRLYSGVLWMFVMPLFLYHREALQPTMRTSMQYIYEDCTRYSNWYNLLCFNSDTSF